Within Burkholderia cepacia GG4, the genomic segment AGCAGATCGACCGCCAGCACGCGCGGCTCTACAACGCGGTGACCGGGCGGCTGCCCGACCAGGCGCGCAAGGCCGCGAGCGAACATATCCGGCAGTGCGTCGACTATCTGCGGGAGATCGAACAGGAGGAACAGCGGCTCGTGCGCTCGACGCTGCGCCTCGAAGGGTGGACCTGAGCCGAGTGAAGCGGAATGGCCGGTGCCGCCATGACGTGTATCAAGCATGTCGTGACGGCGGCGCGGCCTGATGGTCGAATATGTCACAATGTGATCTATTCGATGCGTGACCCGGCACGATCCATTTCGCCGGTGCGCGACCTGCGCGCTGGCCGTTGACCGTGACGCGCCGCCGATCCTGAAAGGAGGACGCTGCATGTCGATTCCGACGCGTGGCGACGGGCCGGAGGCCCGCGCCGTCCAGATCCTGCATCGCCCTGTCTGCGACTTGCTCGGCTGTACATGGCCGATCGTGCTCGCGGGCATGGGTGGCGTTGCGCGGGCCGAGCTCGCGGGCGCGGTAAGCGCCGCCGGTGGGTTCGGCTTTCTCGGGATGGTGCGCGAGCCGGTCGCGTTGATCCGGCGCGAAGTCGAGCAAGTGCGCGCGGCCACCGAGCGGCCGTTTGGTGTGAACCTGATTCCCGCGTCGACGCCCGCTGAACTGCTCGATGCGCAGCTCGATACGTGTATCGAGTTGCGTGTGCCGGTTGTAGCGTTGTTCTGGGATGTGCAGCCGGCCGTCGTGCGGCGTCTGCGCGATGCGGGCGTGCGGGTGGTTCATCAGGTCGGCTCGCTCGACGATGCGCGTGCGGCCGAGGCGGCGGGTGCGCAGGCGCTGATCGTTCAGGGGCATGAGGCCGGCGGCCATGTGCGCGGTGATCGGCCGCTGGCCGAGTTGTTGCCCGACGTGGTTCACGCGACGCGGCTGCCGGTGCTCGCGGCGGGCGGGATCGTCGACGGCGCGGACGTGGCCGCCGCGATGGCGCGTGGTGCGCAGGGCGCGGTGATGGGCACGGCTTTTATCGCGACGCACGAGTCGTTCGCACATGCGTATCACCAGCAGCGGATCGTCGATGCGCGTGAAGGCGACACGCTGTTGACCGATATCTTCCACATCAACTGGCCGCGGGGCGCACGGGTGCGTGTGCTGCCGTCGAGTGTGACGCGCGGTGAGCGTGGTGATCCGTTCGGCGACGAGCGCGTTGTGATCGGTGACGAAGAGGGGCGGCCGATTTACCTGTTCAGCACGGATTCGCCGCTGCGTACGATGACCGGCGATTTCGAAGCGATGGCGCTGTATGCGGGCACCGGGGCAGGGCGGATCGGTGCGATCGAATCGGCTGGTGATGTGCTGCGCCGGATCGTGCTCGATGCGGCGGCGATGGTCGAGCAAGGGGCGGGGGCTTCATCGGCGGGTGGTACGGATGAGCGTCGCACGGCCTTGCTGGCGGCGCTCGATGAACTGCTTGAGGCGGAGCGCGCGGGCGCACGCGTCGCGTCGGAGACAGCGCTCGAAGTCGGCGACGATCCCGAGTTGCATCGGCTGATCGCGCATATTCGCCAGGACGAAGCGCACTGGTGCAGCGTGCTGGTCGACGCAATCCGCACGCTCGGCGCGACACCGACGCACGCGACCGGCTCGTTCCATGAAAAGGCGATGGCGATCGACGATCTGGCTGAGCGGATGGCGTTTCTGAACCGCGGCCAGCGCTGGGTCGTGCGCAGGCTGCAGGCATTGCTGCCGGCGCTCACGGAACCGGATATTCATCACGCGCTGTCGTTGATGCTGGTCGCGCACGAGAAGAATATCGGGGCAGTGGATGTGCGGTTGAGGGAGCAGGGGACGGGGAGCGTGTAACGGGTACGGGCTATGAGTGGCCTGCGCTGTTCCGACTATCGCTCGTACCGGTAATCGACAGCAGCGTAAACGACGTTTTTCCCTCGTTTCAGGCT encodes:
- a CDS encoding nitronate monooxygenase, whose amino-acid sequence is MSIPTRGDGPEARAVQILHRPVCDLLGCTWPIVLAGMGGVARAELAGAVSAAGGFGFLGMVREPVALIRREVEQVRAATERPFGVNLIPASTPAELLDAQLDTCIELRVPVVALFWDVQPAVVRRLRDAGVRVVHQVGSLDDARAAEAAGAQALIVQGHEAGGHVRGDRPLAELLPDVVHATRLPVLAAGGIVDGADVAAAMARGAQGAVMGTAFIATHESFAHAYHQQRIVDAREGDTLLTDIFHINWPRGARVRVLPSSVTRGERGDPFGDERVVIGDEEGRPIYLFSTDSPLRTMTGDFEAMALYAGTGAGRIGAIESAGDVLRRIVLDAAAMVEQGAGASSAGGTDERRTALLAALDELLEAERAGARVASETALEVGDDPELHRLIAHIRQDEAHWCSVLVDAIRTLGATPTHATGSFHEKAMAIDDLAERMAFLNRGQRWVVRRLQALLPALTEPDIHHALSLMLVAHEKNIGAVDVRLREQGTGSV